A region of the Cannabis sativa cultivar Pink pepper isolate KNU-18-1 chromosome 3, ASM2916894v1, whole genome shotgun sequence genome:
AATGCAATATCCTTACATATAAAAGTGTTTCTTAttgttgaaaaatatttaaaaattatagtcAAAAAGGCAAAAGGGTAATCCATTGCTATTTGTACATAAACTTTTTATAGATGTATATAATGCTCCAAAATAGGCCTTTTTAGATGAAACTTTAATCATcagaaatataatataatattttcatatttcttttcatttaaatttctaattatcAATCTTTTCTCTAAAAAATGGTAATAAATTAGGAAATCActtcatatatttttaataaaactttattttttttgttcttacAATTTAGATTCTTCCAAGAATTGCGATCTGAGTTACTACATGGGTTGCGATGTAAATTACGATTTGAATTAAggtgcaatttaagttgcaccgtatattttatataaatacacaaaaaaaaattaaaatgtataaaaaaaaaactcaaaaaattaagGGTGAGTGAATTTGAAGTTCAATCAATAATGGTCAAACTCAAAAGTTTGACTTTCCCTTATTCTTGGCAATTCATTTCATTCCTTTACTGAGCTCGAGAAGTGTTAATAAGTTTCTGCTTTTGATATTATAACAAGCTTTGAGCaacgttaaaaaaaaaaaacaaacaatgatCACTGATATGACCATTATACCCCTAGTGTTATAACTTGGGAATTGATTTGTAGAGGGGCAAAATTGGCATTAGagataaaaataacataaataattgaCTAGTCAAAACTCATTTCAAAGAAAAAGCTAGACACAATTTAGTAGTTGGAATTTTATACAAGTTTTTTTTTGGGATCTTTCCAAAAATTAAGGGCCAAAGTTTCTGCTGTAATTTagcaaattataataattttatttgtatataaataatttaatttgtgttagAGAGGAATGAATGGTTCTTAGACTATAATCATATGCCAGCAAGATACAGGTTGTTGCTTTAAGTAAAATTTACaactaaatttattaaattaatttcaaagacTTTGTTTCATAatcctcttcttctttctttatttaatttaataaaatatatgagtggctaatgataatatatatatatttatatatatatacttgtatTTAATGTACAGCCACACCATGTTGGGCCGGCCCTGACTTTTAGTgggccatagaaaaaaaaattattttgggcccttatttagaaaaaaaaatggtatttttcaaaatcaataaaaaaaaatggtataattttaaaaggtaaatattttttttgagctCCTGGgataggtgggccctaggcacaggcctagcccgcctatgcccagggccgggcctGACACCATGTAAcatacaaaagaaaaatatcatGTACAATTGTACATTatgttattacaaaataatataatatgatgtacgttatagttttattttatcgtttAAATTTATAGAGGTAGTTTTGTCTCGTGTGACTTGTTTTCttcaataatttataatttgataATGTATATTTTTTGGTTAGACAATGAACTATGATAGTTCGAGAAAATTACTGTACTGATTGCAAATATTTATATCatgaatttttaagtaattttaatcattatgtcaaaaaaagatacaaataagaaaattgttggtggttattattatttattctgaaaaaaaaaagatacctTAAGACGTGAACCGAATAGATTCATTCATTAAAGGATTTTGTCTCGATCAAAGATCTAATACAAGTAGGGCATTCGAATTACTAAATAAAGCGTGTTTGAAAGTAATTGTGTATTTActacaataaaataattacactattttaaaatacaatattttaatAACACTAAATAGAAGATCATAATTACTTTTGAattcttaattttttgtttggtaaaataattagtaattacacaaaaaaaaaattactacataataatatttaaaatagaaaattattaataattacacTCAGTTCTCATAAGGATGAGCATGAGAATTAAAAAGTAATTGAGGCCTTTTAATTACTTCCAACTACACAATTACTGTATAATTACGTGGTTAAAAATACACGTAAAACTGTGTAATCACCTTTAATTACACTTAATTTCAATTCTCTCTTGACTTTACACCCATAGTATTTATAGAAATAACAATAGTGTGCTTAACTAAGGCATGAACAACCTATTAACAagaacaataatatatatatatatattatataaaaataattacaaatctCAGTAATTTTGTTAACATATCATTACTCATTTAGTCAGTTAAAtcaatttgtataaataaaaaagataaaaaaattagaacttTTGGTCATAAACAaatgggtaaatactattttggactctGTGTTTTACACAAGTTACTAATCGAACtgtctgttttgttaaataacaaaatgaaccttgtattttttaaaatggtacaaataagaccttaatttgattttttgtcaaaataaaatttaattataatacgATCTAAAAgtactatgacaaaactgtttacattttctgtatttgTTCATATTgaaaattgtcttcaagttggttatattagaaaaaaagttattaaaaattaaggtcaaggtcctatttttacctttttagaaaatacaaagtccattttgtcatttaacaaaacacaagatccgatttgtaacttttgcaaaacacaaaatccaaaatggtatttactctaaacaaattcaacttttaaaaatatcaaatttattgagaaacttacaaaaatactgcaaTTTTGGtcaacttttataaaaatactgtcacacgaaaaagttttcaaaaatattgtgtttttataaaacaccagtaaaacacaaaacagaacaactcaaaacaacagtagaacaactaaaaaacaccagtagaacaccagtgaaaacttaacacaatatactgcagtatgaaacttataaaaaaatacagtaaaaaagtaaaaaataccgcctagcagtatttttgtaaaaaaataacagaagttagtataccatgtaaatttcccaattTATTAACCATCAAATTGTGTTAGCAAAGAAGATAACAAAAACACTATCAagatgtaaaaaaataaaagctctAACAAAGTTACGAGCAACAACCACGTTAGCGTACCGTTTCACAACCATAACAGAAACATTATGCAAATCCATAAGTAAAGCTTTACAATTTAACAATTTCATTGAAAACAAGTGAAGCTTTAGAACTCCATAATTcataaccatttctttcaaaatttaCCAAAACTCATTACAAATTTATTGCTTGTCCGATCTAATTTCTATAAGAAGTTTCATAtttgtaatataaatatatttaacctATTTTAGACAATGGAAAAGATATTCAATAAAACATCAAATTTACAAGGTTCAAACATAGTAGAGAATGTCATTCAATCTCTATCTGTGTTGGGACTTCTTCTTCCTCTGGTTTCAACCCGTCTGCATCGATTTCTTCTTCCGTTATTCCAGAGGCTTCCACAGTTCTAGAAACCCATTCTTTGAGCGGATCGTCGTTCAAATCAAGTCGTAACAATCCGGCAAACAACCCTCCCATGAAAGCAACTGGCTCCTGTAGAGAAATCGAGAGTAAGTGACAATGAATACAACTTTGGCAGATTTCGGAAGAGCCACTGCTCGAATTCATTAGAATCAACATAACAGTTACTATCATAATCCCGCTCATTTACTACCTCTCACTATATTAGAGttgttatttaataactattataGAAACCCGATAACTACTTGTAAGGCATCATTTCATGTTGGACAATACTGGTACCTAATAACAATGCTTCTGAAACAACCCATATACTCCTATTATGAATTATACTCGAATATTCGATAACCAGGTCATACATAAGAATCTAtaccagaaaaagaaaaacagagaATAATTAGAACAAAATCTTAGTTTTGAGTAAGCAATTCTGATTCCAAACCAGTAAATAGAAACTTCATTACAACCAAAATTAGTTTCAACTGAAGGAAGTGAAGTTATATCTCGTTTTCATTTCGATTCAAAAGTTGTTCGGGGCTTCCAACGGACTAtattgaaaaacaaaatacataGCAATGACAGCATGTGCAGAGAAAGTAATCAGATTGAGATAAGCTGATAAGAGAAAGATCAGTGGGTGGATTTCGAATGTATTTGCTTAGTTTAAGATGTAAAAGATCAGGTTATGGATTTGAATATACAAATATCTGGTTCATTCCCCATTCAAGAAGTAAGTAGGttcaatttttctaatttatatcTAACATGTATTTATTGGTGTAGCTGCTAATTTAAGACTAGAAAAGATAATTCCAGCAAAGCAAGTTTGACATTCAAATTAGAACTATGATGTTCATGAAATCTCTCTCCAGAAAATGGCAATGGATTTCATTGTGGGGTTTCCTGAGGTTGATGGGATGAGATCAATTTCGGTTGTGATTGATCGGTTCTCAAAGTAGGGTGTTTTTATTCCTGAGCCTCATGCATGCCCAGCTGATGTAGCTCAGTTGACATCATCAGTGATCAGACTCGAGAAGTTTTCTCGGTTAACCATCCGCAGACAGATGGTCAAACCGAAAGAATGAACCAGCTATAGGAGGAATACTTGATTAAGGCATATTGCATAAGCAAAGCAAAAACAAAAGCTTGAAATgtaaacataaacataaacaaACACCACATTAAATGAGCTTCTAGCATTACAACTCAAAATCAAAATGTCACTCATATAAATATCTATTCTCATCAATCATTGCCACAAAAACATTCAGATTTGTGGTGTCTATGAACACTTAAAACAAATAATCTATCTTACACAAACGAATGGATCAAAACTAATGCAGTAACAAAGTAAACACAAACACAGCAATCTTGTGTTTCAGCTCTTCTTGACCCTCAGTCCAAAAGAACAGCCAACACCGAACACTTTTATCGATCAAAGGTTAAGTACAATAGCAGCAGAGCAGAACCCAACAacaaaaatagaacaaaactCTGTACTTGATACTTAGTTTCTATCCCAAGACACTCCTCTCACTTATATAGCTAACGAGAAATTTAcacaaaatactatttttagtaaaaaatttacACTTGTATATTCAAATGTATATTTTTTCAGTGTTCTATAAAAACAAAacgaaaacaataaaaaaactacGTGAAAGTAACcgaaaaataacatcaaaataacacgaaaacataAAAGAGCTTATTTTCTGTAGATAAAATCTTAAAAAccgaaaaatatttaaaattctctacatctgtatttttgtaattttttttttttttggttaattttgtgtacttttaaaaataatcccTAAAAAAAGCCATAGTAGGCTGAGAAGTGAACTAAATTCTCAAGTTTCTAAACCACACACCACAAGATTCAACCAATTTCTTCATTACTAATCCAAAACACCACAACAATTTCTTACCCAACCAGCAAAATCAATTCAACTTATACAAAATTGGGTATTAAATTTTCCCAATTCCACAGAAAATTAACAATAACCAATCATGCTGAGACCTAGAATTTCAACCAAACATAAAAGcaataaatacaagaaaaaccCCAATAAATTAGCATAAGAAAGAAACCACCTTTAATGCATCTTTGAGAATGGGTTCATCAGTGGGATTGAAACAAAACGCTGTCAACCGATTGGTTCTCCGAAAACTAGCGATTGGAGTTGTCAAGTGGGATGTAGATGAAAATGGGTATTGAATTAGTGTCCTTGGCCTTTGCTTCgactgttgttgttgttgttgttaagcatataatcaaaattaagtgagTTAGAGAAAttgagaaaagaagaagaagaagaagaagaagaagaagaagaagataacaAACCAGAAGAGGAGGGGTGGAGATGGTGGTACTGGACGAGAGATGAGCCATTTCCAACTTGTTCcacaatcttcttcttcttcgcacctctctgtttttttttttggataaatttcagattttattcactatttttatgttgttattttcttattatttaaatattatttcttctgttgttttgttgttggttttctattattttcatgtgttttttttgtgtgtatttatagaataatgtaaaaatataaaaaaaaaaaattgaacgtaaaagtgtaaattttttattaaaaatagtaatttatgtaattttcttttatttttaattatttttagaaaaatttatataatacattaatactaaaaaaaatttatgttttatgctttgaacttttttatttactcTTATTCTAATTTTTGACGGACGATATTTTCCTCAATGTACCATTCGGAATGATTCATGTCCAAGAACGATAAAGTCTAAAGACGAGCATGGGCCATCCAGACAAGTTAATTATTACCATCTGAGCCCTTACAGTTAAGCCAAGCACTCCAAGCAATGTAAGCACGGTTGATAATCGATTCGTGCAAGCAACCGAACTGATTAGACAATTTAATCAATAAACTAGACGACAAAAACCGAAAGACACTCCGCTCGTGAGAGATCCAAATAGAGGGAAAGCTCCTTATAATCCAAATGAACGATAGTATGGTCCAGAAGAACGTCCAACAACTACACTCAACAACCTCGACAGGACAGTCCATCCAATTCGAGACCATATGATCAAACTGTGAGCCACACAGCAGACAAGCAATACTACCAGGTCATTATTATCTTGGGCATAATGACCAGTAGTGCAATTTTCATCCTCAGACTGATGCACCAAACCAATCAACTGGAGAATCTCGTGGGCTTGCGGTTGTTTCTGATCAAAATGGGCAAGTGTAACAAATCCCGTTTATCGGCTTGCTACAAGGTCAAACAAGATCTCCAAGTGGTTAATCCTCTTCAAGTAAAAAATTGGACCTCTTTGGGCTGGGGGTCTAGGGCAGTGGCTCTTGCTGCCCCACCCTTCAGTAGGCATTGACCGATGACACATCTATTCTATTATAATTTAccaattttttctctttttcttcgttatgctttaaatttattttaataatatatataatattttaaatttatatatgttaaaaaaattattatgtgtagaaaataaaattaatattatattttttttatatattttaaaaaatagagtaGGAGTGTTCTTATTACATACAAAATAAACAAAGCAAATTCAAAGTTCAAACACATTGATAAAGTTATTAAAGTGGATTAATTGTCAATGTAGTAAAaggagaaaaagataaaaaaaaaaatacaatacaatttatcatatatttaaaaaagaaaaaaaaaaagaaaaaatttgtaTAGTCTTACAAATTAATTACCGTATTTTGTCCTacccaaaaaaacaacaaaatactaGGAAACTctagtgaagaaaaaaaaatagaactaaataatgtaaataaaaaaatatttattgatagGGGAATAATTAACCAATAGAGAAAACTTTGTTAGCTAGCATTATGTAATgtaagtatttatatataacaaataacaaatattCATGAGTTTAAGCCTACACTGCAAGTGGATTATTAGGTAACATGTTTTGCAAATCCATAGTTAGCATGGAAACTCTCTTTTGATTAGTGTTGTTGCTCGtcttactaaaaaataataaatcattaaTATCAATTAATGATGACTTGTCTCGTTTGTAGGGACCGAGCCACTTGGCGCACATGTATTGGTAAGTCCTCCATGGTGCCAAGTGCATGTTGTTATGCTTCATGCACATTTTGGCCGCTAAGCACATTATGTTTATGACCATGTCTAATCTCTCTGCTTTTCCAATATACAACTCGGGAAGAAGTTGGACTAGTCCTTTGTATTCCTCCGTACTCACTAGTCCACTACTCATTTCAAACTCACTCCtcaaatttacctctattaTCACTCGAACCTCTTTCGTTCTATTTTTACCAATATTTTCCACGACATCGACAAATTTATGTTCGCCtgttaattattattagttaaTACAAATgtgattattataaattaaaatattaattaaaatataataattagataaatataatttattattattaccaaAAAGAAACTGGTCTGAAGAGCGTGAGGTAGATTTGCATAGGGAAGCATTGTAACCTTGTTTTCCGAGACCATCTGAGATTTGACTCAACACACATTTTCGACAACAATTGGCGGCCTTTGCTTCTACGCAAGTGCAAAACCTTGTCTCTGATAAGTTGATCACTATTTGATTAGCGATTTTTCTTATTTCTGTTTCCAATTTACTACTTCTCCTCAAACTATCCtgtaaatcaattaataaataaattatattagctaactaattaattataattctcacaaatatttatctaaattagctagtaaaatattattattaataataattataagtatagtaTATATACCAATAACTTGTGTTTAAGACTCAGCCAAAAATCATTATCCTCAgttgttaaaccattattattaataacGTTATGATCTTGATCAATATCTTGTTGATTTTTATCGAGATGTGTGAAGAACACATTCTCATCCTGCACCTCATCATCTGAAGACGGAGTAGGATTATTTGGTAGATTAGGGTTAGGGTTCGGGTTAGGATTAGTAATGCTAAACCAAGTAGAAATATAGTATTTAGGCGCTCTCACGGTAGTTCCGAGCATTTCAGCCatagattatataaatatatatatatttttataaatatatattattaccaAATTAacctctctcactctctctttcAACTTATTATTAATGCtatgattattaattaaactCTCTATACCTTTCACCctttttatactaataattTCTTTGCGtggatataatttaaataatatgggATGAATTCTAATTTGATATGGATTAgtatattaattatttgaatttataagTGTAATAAGCCAAAAATctcacaaaaaaaaacaaaacgaTAATTAAGATTTTAtcttttgaaaagaaaattatcaaatgtATTGGATAATTCATTCCACACGTACTTTttggtttttattaattaaaataaatgaaattaaattaatttgggAATTCTAATTCTATATGGATTAGTATATAgttatttgaaaagaaaattattgagaatgtattggataataattcatattacacgtacattttaaattttattttattttattttatttacttatttatttgaaaccaattttagattttattaaagataataaatgtaattaataAGTTGTAGATTAAAAGTGGGTGGGGTCATTGATTCAAGCTGTGTCACGTGGCATAATCAGAGACGTAGAATTtggtattattatatatttttaaccattattattattttgtgggATATTTATTGATTTGAAATTAATAGAAGATTAAATTAGATTgggaaataattaaataaatacgtATATTAATTTCCATGCATTTCATAGTCAGGGTATTTTTGTCATTATACATCAACTTCTTTATGAATttgacatttttttattaactgaatttgattttttttgggtcaaaaaataatataaatttttatttatctcACAAAAATCTTGGTTAAATCCattttttagtaatattttattataataaattatgtgaaatcTAATATAACACCTTAGATTAGATTGAAggctaaaaaaattattcataaaaagaaaacaataaataTCCTAGTATCTAatgacaataataataaaataatataaaaataacaaataaaaacatgtaTGAGAACTCTTTGTATGCACTATTGAGAAATCGACGTCTTAGAAAAGTGACGCATGACGGAATTTCTGTAATCACTCGTTTCTCGATGAACACCCGCATAGTCAAACTCTTTCGTTCCTTCAACTCTGTTTGTGTCATCCTAGTCGCAGTCTTCGAGAGCATGCACAACATGGTGTCATAATTTATTAGCGTCATCTTTATATTCTGATCTTCGTCCTCTTCTATGTTACAATAGTAGGGATTGTTCCAGTACAGAGTATTTAACTGAAAAGGGATTTTGATGCGGGAAACCATCAAGCGAAAGAGCATGAGCGAAGAATCTGACGAATCAAATTTGTGTAAAGGGTAATTGAACTCGTCAGTTGTGAGGTGATCAATGATTGAGTTGTTTTGATCACTAGTTCGTCCCATGACCATGAATTTGATGGTGAGGATTGGATTTGGATCATGATGATCATAATCTTGGTGGTGATGATCACCATAAATGTTTTCAGTGTAAACGAAAACTAATTGAGAGgtttctttattattaagaatTGGTTTTGCCATAATTAATATAGCAAGTATA
Encoded here:
- the LOC133035572 gene encoding UPF0426 protein At1g28150, chloroplastic; this translates as MAHLSSSTTISTPPLLSKQRPRTLIQYPFSSTSHLTTPIASFRRTNRLTAFCFNPTDEPILKDALKEPVAFMGGLFAGLLRLDLNDDPLKEWVSRTVEASGITEEEIDADGLKPEEEEVPTQIEIE